One region of Drosophila teissieri strain GT53w chromosome 2L, Prin_Dtei_1.1, whole genome shotgun sequence genomic DNA includes:
- the LOC122625961 gene encoding derlin-1, with amino-acid sequence MDAGVWYRSLPRFTRYWLTATVVLSMLCRFDMIPLHWLHLDRSAVFGKLQLWRCVTSLFVFPISSNTAFHFLINCFFIVQYSSKLEKDQYARSPADYLYLLIVAAVLANIGGMIFNVFFLMDMLVLAITYIWCQLNKDVTVSFWFGTRFKAMYLPWVLAAFEFIFHFSLASLVGIFVGHVYYFFKFQYSQDLGGTALLETPQFLKRLVPDISGGFGGFGLPPESRAPPRQAPESPWGRGMTLGRN; translated from the exons ATGGACGCTGGCGTGTGGTACCGCTCGCTGCCCCGCTTCACCCGGTACTGGCTGACGGCCACCGTGGTGCTGAGCATGCTCTGTCGCTTCGATATGATACCCCTCCATTGGCTTCATCTGGACCGGTCGGCTGTTTTCGGCAAGCTGCAGCTCTGGCGCTGCGTGACGTCACTGTTCGTCTTTCCCATATCGTCGAACACGGCGTTCCACTTCCTCATCAACTGCTTCTTCATCGTGCAGTACAG CTCCAAGCTGGAGAAGGATCAGTACGCCCGGAGTCCGGCTGATTACCTGTACCTGCTGATCGTCGCGGCGGTGCTGGCCAACATCGGAGGCATGATCTTCAACGTGTTCTTCCTCATGGACATGCTCGTGCTGGCCATCACCTACATCTGGTGCCAGCTGAACAAGGACGTCACTGTGAGCTTCTGGTTCGGCACTCGGTTTAAGGCCATGTACCTACCCTGGGTGCTGGCCGCCTTCGAGTTCATTTTCCACTT CTCCCTCGCCTCGTTGGTGGGCATATTCGTGGGACATGTCTACTACTTCTTCAAGTTCCAATACTCCCAGGATCTGGGCGGCACTGCCCTGCTGGAAACCCCTCAGTTCTT GAAGCGCCTGGTGCCGGACATTTCCGGCGGATTCGGCGGCTTCGGACTCCCACCGGAGAGCAGAGCACCACCTAGGCAGGCTCCCGAAAGTCCCTGGGGCCGGGGCATGACCTTGGGCCGCAACTGA
- the LOC122625960 gene encoding BRCA2-interacting transcriptional repressor EMSY, with translation MWPQTLEMSRDECRGMLRRLELESYSHVVSVFRAQGALSETKAKLLEELRQHFHINQERHRAEVRRAANDEQLCTIAENVCGPNTWQEWSREGRRPYPLLPRISPQTALSIVANDLAAKACEENAKLAAPAETAAHFGEALVEQASLMSLKYPRGARTQDTTMVIMEEPFKVPDVPNEVKKMTQKRKENESGMDGKPNKKRHMQQPHPQQPHLPASQQQQQQQQLNPTSNPGVEEADPVPPEKRLTPRTLQQRYFYQQQMKHKQRLASKRNLSNSLGGSPSTQSGSPLGGRNMACAGGEPSAAKRIAAPAKSGRRAQKQLQQQLQQKLQHHQQQKVLMQAQETVPNHMVVQPHVEYVLDEALKTLAASNPSTPTHTSTPTSTATPPYTILTEPRPLVTLKPLKTIKPVIYGPQSGLASAEIGSPTTPASRGFANSPIVFKEKLQTTPVPVSTPGQGSPTKKFVAEERHSDALPAAATTPTPISTANLPLAPQIISVQKIPAPSMGGKLRAAVASPTSSANSTLLPAGAKTTPKKFNILEGDAKPKTLPSSAVRLLPYTEPIGGPLSPLKDSRVTPLSSASTVNIIKNIPASSLNNTLITPLPSAGTTMPANLFRAKVTPPIKGASGAAAGAAVIGAAGATGIGAAGAGPQILGNIKLTSSSGGAATIKQVPSSALRNIKICSPNGKLFLQPGKLPAGSIIHKFNNASSTAVSAAGGVVTTTTTVSPTNLAAREQRISIQKILQPATGSASSGSSSPTTTTTTISGLTSSAKQPSLGSKPTTLTFATAGGGKNNLVFLPASAASGMRALTLATKPKSNVLVIGASTSPAPTTSAGSSPNPSGGAKPKANQLITEDTPIDIINMPIIVADNGTAGELNQASVKSSPLVVFNATDWEMELDQAATKSATTTSKQNLDDVIIEEDEDAEEEAGERSEQPSTMDLNNSIIELHPEDESAIEYVDMDLEQPIEIESTSNISPETATTTVKAAIVSTSPQQPKQKQKPLEHPLGAGGTGSSAGAATQ, from the exons ATGTGGCCGCAAACGCTGGAAATGTCGCGGGACGAGTGCCGAGGCATGCTGCGTCGACTGG AACTCGAGTCCTATTCGCATGTGGTGAGCGTTTTTCGCGCCCAAGGAGCCCTCAGTGAAACCAAGGCGAAACTGCTCGAGGAGCTGCGCCAGCACTTCCATATCAACCAGGAGCGCCATCGTGCGGAAGTGCGGAGGGCGGCCAACGACGAGCAGCTCTGCACCATAGCGGAAAA CGTTTGTGGACCCAACACCTGGCAGGAATGGTCGCGCGAGGGACGACGCCCTTATCCCCTGCTTCCCAGGATTAGTCCACAAACTGCTCTGAGCATCGTTGCCAATGACCTGGCGGCCAAAGCCTGTGAGGAAAACGCCAAATTGGCGGCTCCGGCCGAGACGGCGGCCCACTTTGGAGAAGCCCTCGTGGAGCAGGCCTCGCTGATGAGCCTGAAATATCCGCGTGGTGCCCGGACCCAGGATACCACCATGGTGATCATGGAGGAGCCG TTCAAAGTTCCGGATGTGCCCAACGAGGTGAAGAAAATGACACAGAAGCGCAAGGAGAACGAGAGCGGAATGGACGGCAAGCCCAACAAGAAGAGGCACATGCAGCAACCAcatccgcagcagccgcatctGCCGgcctcgcagcagcagcagcagcaacagcagctgaaTCCCACCTCCAATCCCGGCGTGGAGGAGGCGGACCCTGTGCCCCCAGAGAAGCGGCTAACCCCGCGAACGCTACAGCAGCGCTACTTCTACCAGCAGCAGATGAAGCACAAGCAGCGGCTGGCCAGCAAACGGAACCTTAGCAACAGCCTGGGCGGGTCACCCTCCACGCAGTCGGGCAGTCCCTTGGGCGGCAGGAACATGGCCTGCGCAGGGGGAGAGCCTTCGGCAGCAAAGCGAATAGCCGCACCCGCCAAGAGCGGCAGACGAGCGCAgaagcaactgcaacagcagctgcaacagaagttgcagcaccaccagcaacagaaAGTATTAATGCAAGCGCAGGAGACGGTGCCCAATCACATGGTGGTGCAGCCGCACGTGGAGTATGTGCTGGATGAGGCGCTCAAAACGCTGGCGGCATCCAATCCCTCGACGCCCACCCACACGTCCAcgcccacatccacagccactcCTCCATACACCATCCTGACCGAGCCGAGACCACTGGTCACGCTGAAGCCCCTGAAGACCATTAAGCCCGTGATCTATGGGCCGCAAAGTGGTCTGGCGTCCGCCGAAATTGGATCACCCACAACGCCGGCCTCGCGGGGATTCGCCAACTCTCCCATAGTGTTCAAGGAGAAGCTGCAGACGACACCCGTGCCGGTGTCCACGCCAGGTCAGGGATCGCCCACCAAGAAGTTTGTGGCGGAGGAACGACACTCGGATGCGTTGCCCGCTGCGGCCACTACACCCACGCCCATTTCCACCGCGAATCTTCCATTGGCGCCGCAGATAATCAGTGTTCAGAAGATCCCGGCTCCTTCGATGGGCGGTAAGCTGAGAGCAGCCGTGGCCTCGCCCACCAGTTCCGCCAACTCCACGCTCCTGCCAGCGGGCGCCAAGACAACGCCCAAGAAATTCAACATCCTTGAGGGCGATGCCAAGCCCAAGACCTTGCCCAGTTCGGCGGTTCGTCTGCTGCCGTATACGGAACCCATTGGCGGTCCTTTGTCGCCACTCAAGGACTCCAGGGTCACTCCCTTAAGCAGCGCCTCCACCGTCAACATCATCAAGAATATACCAGCTAGTAGTTTAAACAACACATTGATCACTCCGCTGCCCTCGGCCGGAACCACAATGCCGGCGAATCTCTTCAGAGCGAAGGTAACGCCCCCGATCAAAGGAGCCAGTGGTGCTGCCGCCGGCGCAGCCGTTATTGGTGCCGCAGGAGCAACAGGAATCGGTGCAGCAGGGGCTGGGCCTCAGATTCTGGGGAACATCAAGCTAACCAGCAGCTCGGGCGGAGCAGCCACCATCAAACAGGTGCCCAGCAGTGCCCTGCGGAACATAAAGATTTGCTCACCCAATGGCAAGCTATTCCTGCAGCCGGGTAAACTGCCAGCTGGCAGCATTATTCACAAGTTCAATAACGCTAGCAGCACTGCGGTATCTGCAGCGGGGGGAGTagtgaccaccaccaccactgtgTCGCCAACAAATCTGGCGGCGCGGGAGCAGAGGATCAGCATACAAAAGATACTCCAGCCGGCGACAgggagcgcgagcagcggaagcagcagtcccaccaccaccacgacgaCCATATCCGGCTTGACCTCCAGTGCCAAGCAGCCAAGTTTGGGCAGCAAACCGACCACACTGACCTTCGCCACTGCGGGCGGTGGTAAGAATAACCTGGTCTTCCTGCCAGCGAGTGCGGCGAGTGGAATGAGGGCACTCACGCTGGCCACAAAGCCCAAATCCAATGTGCTGGTCATCGGCGCAAGCACCTCGCCAGCGCCCACAACCAGTGCCGGCTCATCTCCCAATCCCTCAGGCGGTGCAAAGCCCAAAGCCAACCAACTCATCACGGAGGACACGCCCATCGATATCATTAACATGCCCATCATTGTGGCAGACAACGGCACCGCTGGGGAACTCAATCAGGCGTCGGTGAAGAGCTCGCCCCTGGTGGTGTTCAATGCCACCGATtgggagatggagctggatcAGGCGGCCACCAAGtctgccaccaccacctcgAAGCAAAATCTGGACGATGTAATcatcgaggaggacgaggacgcCGAGGAGGAAGCTGGGGAGCGCAGTGAGCAGCCCTCTACCATGGACCTGAACAATAGCA TAATTGAGCTGCACCCGGAGGATGAGAGTGCCATCGAGTACGTGGACATGGACCTGGAGCAGCCCATCGAGATCGAGAGCACCAGCAACATATCGCCAGAAACGGCCACCACCACCGTGAAGGCAGCCATCGTCTCGACGTCGCCCCAGCAGccgaagcagaagcagaagcccCTGGAACATCCACTGGGGGCAGGAGGAACAGGGAGCAGCGCAGGAGCAGCTACCCAATAG